CGTAGTCCTCGTTCCACCGAAGGCCGCTCTGCATCCGCATCAGATCGTTAACCGTTATTCGGCTTCGGGTATCGTGCTGCCACTCCCTAATGCCGGTTGGCTGGTAGATGTCGGCCATGCCGCTGTTCACCATCACCCCAACGATGGAGTTGGCCACGCTCTTCGCCATCGACCATCCCAGAAGCCGGCTCTTGGCGGAGAAACCCCGGCGGTAGGCCTCCTCAACCGGAACGCCGTTGTGCAGCACCAGAAAGGCGAAGGAGTGCCCGCCGTACTTGCGACCACCAACAATCTCGCGAGAAACGCTTCTCAGCTTTTCATTTTCGTTGATGTTCACGGAATCGGGCAGCACGTTGCCCAAAGGCCATTGCACCGAGTCGGGGTTGTAGCCAACGCGGTTGGTAAAGGTAAGCCTGCGGACAGCGGTCAAATCTGCATCGCGCACCAGGGTGCTCCCCACTCCCCTTCGAAAAACGGCAATCGCCTTTCCCCACAGGAAACGGCTGGTGACGGTAGAATCCTTGTAGCTAACCGTGTTGGTTGCATACCTAATGGGAAAGAAGCTTAGGTCGAGTTCCTCTACGCTCTGCTGCGTGCGGTTCGAGATAAAGATCGACGAGCAAAGGTGCTTAGCGTTGTAGCCGGTAATAATGGGAAGCAGCGAGTTGACGAAAGATATGCCAAAGTAGAGCGCCACCAGCACCACGGTAAATATCCCCACCACAAGAGTCCGCTTTATTCGTTTCGAAAATTTCATAGCCGTATAAGATTTATAGATGCGTAAAGCTATCGCTTACAAGTAAGGTAAAAAGGATTTTTCCTCAAGACAAAAAAGGCATCAGCGTTCTACCGATGCCTATACCCTACCTAACCAAATCTGCAAGCCAATTAACATTTATACTAGGAATCCTAAAGGCAAGACCAACGCCAAGGTTTAGCGTATTTAGGGGTTGCTTGTAGGAGTAGCCCTCTACCGAGAGGTGGGCGTTGCAGCCAAAATACTCAGCAATAACCATTGCCGAAAAAAGGCGCGAGAAATCGTAGCGAAGAGTTGCACCTGCTTCCATGGCGGCTACGGTTACATCGTCGGATGTCTGATCGAAGAAAGCGGAAGCATTCGGGAGCTTACGCCTCAACCCTAGATCAGCATAACCACCCATTATGCGAAGGTCTAGATGTAGCTTTTCGAGCAACGGTTGAGTGTACATAGGACCTATCAGCGCCCCTTTATACGCCCAAACATTCCACTTGTATCCGGTTATGACACCGCTTGTGTATATTGGGTTGGTGTACGTCTTATAGTCGTTTACCGAGCAGAAGTAGGAAGCTGCCAATCCCCAGTTAGGAGTTAGAAGAATGCCCACATTTACAAGATTAACATGCATCCCTAAAGTTGCTGCGGCATCAGAGCGGCTGGCGTAGCTGCCAATAGGTTCCGAGAAGCCTGCCGTAAATCCGATGTAGCTGCTGCGAGGTTTCTTCTCGGCCTTCGGCTCAACGTAGCGCTCCTTGGAAAACTTCTCGATATCCTCAATCTTAAAGTAGGCTAGAGCCCCATCGCTCATCAGCAGCTTCACGCTCTTGTGGGGCACCTGCTCTACGATTACCCCCTTCACAAAACCACCCTTCTTAAGGTAAATCACATCCTGAAATCCATCTTGGGCAAAGCTCAGCACCGGAAAGGCTACAGCGACAATGAGCACGGCAAGAAATCTATTCATGCAATACGTAGGTTTAAAGTAAGTAATAGCTAATGCTGGTAAATGTAACTGAAAAAGTTTGTAGAAAAAAAGGTTTGTAGAGAAGAGCCCCAATGCTTCCTTCTCTACAAACCTTCACTTATTCTTGCAGCACCGAATCAACGATGCCTAAGTATTCCTAGGCAAGTCAAATGAATCCGCCCTAGTAGATTTTCCCTTCGTTATTAATCTTGGCAACGAGTTTGCCAGTCTTGTCAACCAGCATGGCCTGGTATAGGTTGTTGGCCGCATCGAGAAGTAGCCTGTAGGGCTCTTTGTTTACCGTGATGCTGCTGTTAATCCCGATATCGCTCAAGTCTTTCGCGAAGCGCCCATTCTGGGTAAGGTACTCCTGCTGGCGGTAGAAGATGGCCCACAGGGCACTCTTGGCCTGCTCCGACTGCGGCATTTCGAACGGCGCTACCTCGTCGAGGCTGGTGCTGTTGGCAAAGTTAAGGTAGCCCCAAAGTTCGGGACAGTGCATATTTGCCACTCCTTGAGACGACCACACCCACTTGCTCTCGGCCTTGGCAATACCGGTGGAGGTGTCAGTCTCCTTTACGTAAGCGCCATTCTCGGCCTTTGCCTCCCACTCCACGCGCATAAAGTTAATGCGCCAAGGTTTTTGAACGGAGGGAGCCCTAAACTCGAACGCCAGCGACTTTAGCGGGATGGCCACCTCAACCGTCCACTTACGGTCGATATCGCTAGGGTCGTTCAGCGTACCATCGATGCCGATGGCCTGCTTGAGCCCTTGAAAGTTCCAGGTAACAATGGCGGGACCACCAACACGGTAGGTTTTCACCAGAAAGATGTCGAAGATGGTACCCAGGGGGTTTACCTCGTACTCGAAGTAGTTGTGCGTGTCGCCATCGGGATCGAGGAAGATCTCGAAGTCGTTATCGTGGAAGATGACCTGGTCGTGCTCCTTCAGGCTACCCCAGATGTGGGGTTCTTCGAGCTCGGCAGCAACGTAGAGGTAGCGGCTATCCCACGCCATCTTAACGCGGGTGTTGAAGCGGGGCTTACCCTTTGCGTCGCCTTCCAGATCGACAAACTTGTCGGTCCAGGGGGCGTTGCTCCACGTGCTCTCATCGAACTTGCCGTCGATGGTGATGGAGTCGCAAGCCTTAACGGCGGTGTAGCACTTCGGGATTTTAAACAGGTGCTCGATGCCCTGGGTACTTAGCCCCGTAACGGCAATCTGCGCGTTAGCACCCACCCACGATCCTACAGCGAGCAGCATCATTAGT
This window of the uncultured Acetobacteroides sp. genome carries:
- a CDS encoding serine hydrolase, whose amino-acid sequence is MKFSKRIKRTLVVGIFTVVLVALYFGISFVNSLLPIITGYNAKHLCSSIFISNRTQQSVEELDLSFFPIRYATNTVSYKDSTVTSRFLWGKAIAVFRRGVGSTLVRDADLTAVRRLTFTNRVGYNPDSVQWPLGNVLPDSVNINENEKLRSVSREIVGGRKYGGHSFAFLVLHNGVPVEEAYRRGFSAKSRLLGWSMAKSVANSIVGVMVNSGMADIYQPTGIREWQHDTRSRITVNDLMRMQSGLRWNEDYGSISDVTQMLYCHGDFARYAIKKPLEYPIGSRWAYSSGSSNIVCYWARQHFKSDSAFYAFIYGKLLNRIGLQDAILEPDASGIPVGSSYIYATARDYARFALLYLQDGVFNGQSILPKGWVNYTRTPTRNSEGAYGAFFWRKGKESSPELPNDFYSCEGHDGQYVIIIPSRQLAIVVLGYSHRPNNTLKLGLLVKDVLGAVG
- a CDS encoding carbohydrate-binding family 9-like protein is translated as MKKNRFLLMMLLAVGSWVGANAQIAVTGLSTQGIEHLFKIPKCYTAVKACDSITIDGKFDESTWSNAPWTDKFVDLEGDAKGKPRFNTRVKMAWDSRYLYVAAELEEPHIWGSLKEHDQVIFHDNDFEIFLDPDGDTHNYFEYEVNPLGTIFDIFLVKTYRVGGPAIVTWNFQGLKQAIGIDGTLNDPSDIDRKWTVEVAIPLKSLAFEFRAPSVQKPWRINFMRVEWEAKAENGAYVKETDTSTGIAKAESKWVWSSQGVANMHCPELWGYLNFANSTSLDEVAPFEMPQSEQAKSALWAIFYRQQEYLTQNGRFAKDLSDIGINSSITVNKEPYRLLLDAANNLYQAMLVDKTGKLVAKINNEGKIY